In one Oryza glaberrima chromosome 2, OglaRS2, whole genome shotgun sequence genomic region, the following are encoded:
- the LOC127764646 gene encoding uncharacterized protein LOC127764646 — protein sequence MSAVVCGKRSSSIFGDELIPSSPPSPSPPHHHHHPAKRSRCSPARAFDEATHRREALLHHLLSLFPHMDPQLLERALEASGDDIDSAIKSLNELCLESAAVGDSNSVLPAALKLSAEGVVNNGHLDVLTENPHATENFQTNHHGSEWVELFVREMMSASDIDDARARASRALEALEKSIMERAGTEAVHNLHKENVMLKEQLAIYLRENAVLKRGVAIQHERQKEFDERTQEVHSLKQLVLQYQEQIKTLEINNYALRVHLKQAQQNNSMPGRFPPDVF from the exons ATGTCTGCCGTAGTGTGTGGGAAGAggtcctcctccatcttcggcgaCGAGCTcatcccttcctcccctccctccccatcccctccccaccaccaccaccaccccgccaAGCGCTCCCGCTGCTCCCCGGCCCGCGCCTTCGACGAGGCGACTCACCGCCGGGAGGcgctcctgcaccatctcctctccctcttcccccacATGGATCCACAG TTACTTGAAAGAGCTCTTGAGGCATCTGGAGATGATATAGATTCTGCTATAAAGAGTTTGAACGAGCTGTGCCTGGAATCGGCTGCGGTAGGTGATTCCAATAGCGTCCTGCCAGCCGCTCTTAAGTTATCGGCTGAAG GTGTTGTTAATAATGGACATTTGGATGTGCTCACTGAAAACCCACATGCTACAGAAAACTTTCAGACAAATCATCATGGTTCTGAATGGGTTGAGCTATTTGTTAGAGAGATGATGAGTGCATCAGACATAGATGATGCGCGGGCTCGTGCCTCAAGAGCCCTGGAGGCATTGGAGAAATCCATAATGGAGCGAGCAGGAACTGAAGCAGTGCATAATTTGCACAAG GAAAATGTGATGCTGAAGGAGCAACTGGCAATATATCTGAGAGAGAACGCTGTTCTGAAGAGGGGGGTTGCTATCCAACATGAACGTCAAAAAGAGTTTGACGAGAGGACTCAGGAGGTTCATAGCCTGAAACAACTGGTTTTGCAGTATCAGGAACAGATAAAAACTCTTGAG ATAAATAATTATGCACTTAGAGTGCATCTGAAGCAAGCTCAGCAGAACAATTCTATGCCTGGGCGTTTCCCTCCTGATGTCTTTTAA
- the LOC127762313 gene encoding probable sucrose-phosphate synthase 2 yields the protein MLRHFSALAPPPPLLFLLFLPFPWLRLHSSAHSSPPPRSRRDLHGGGGGGMAGNDNWINSYLDAILDAGKAAIGGDRPSLLLRERGHFSPARYFVEEVITGYDETDLYKTWLRANAMRSPQERNTRLENMTWRIWNLARKKKEFEKEEACRLLKRQPEAEKLRTDTNADMSEDLFEGEKGEDAGDPSVAYGDSTTGSSPKTSSIDKLYIVLISLHGLVRGENMELGRDSDTGGQVKYVVELAKALSSSPGVYRVDLLTRQILAPNFDRSYGEPTEMLVSTSFKNSKQEKGENSGAYIIRIPFGPKDKYLAKEHLWPFIQEFVDGALGHIVRMSKTIGEEIGCGHPVWPAVIHGHYASAGIAAALLSGSLNIPMAFTGHFLGKDKLEGLLKQGRHSREQINMTYKIMCRIEAEELSLDASEIVIASTRQEIEEQWNLYDGFEVILARKLRARVKRGANCYGRYMPRMVIIPPGVEFGHIIHDFEMDGEEENPCPASEDPPIWSQIMRFFTNPRKPMILAVARPYPEKNITSLVKAFGECRPLRELANLTLIMGNREAISKMNNMSAAVLTSVLTLIDEYDLYGQVAYPKHHKHSEVPDIYRLAARTKGAFVNVAYFEQFGVTLIEAAMNGLPIIATKNGAPVEINQVLNNGLLVDPHDQNAIADALYKLLSDKQLWSRCRENGLKNIHQFSWPEHCKNYLSRILTLGPRSPAIGGKQEQKAPISGRKHIIVISVDSVNKEDLVRIIRNTIEVTRTEKLSGSTGFVLSTSLTISEIRSLLVSAGMLLTVFDAFICNSGSNIYYPLYSGDTPSSSQVTPAIDQNHQAHIEYRWGGEGLRKYLVKWATSVVERKGRIERQIIFEDPEHSSTYCLAFRVVNPNHLPPLKELRKLMRIQSLRCNALYNHSATRLSVVPIHASRSQALRYLCIRWGIELPNVAVLVGESGDSDYEELLGGLHRTVILKGEFNIPANRIHTVRRYPLQDVVALDSSNIIGIEGYSTDDMKSALQQIGVLTQ from the exons atgctTCGCCATTTCTCCGcacttgctcctcctcctcctctccttttcctcctcttccttccctTCCCTTGGCTTCGCCTCCACTCCTCCGCtcactcctctccccctccacgATCTCGCCGGgatctccacggcggcggcggcggcggcatggcgggcAACGACAACTGGATAAACAGCTACCTCGACGCCATCCTCGACGCCGGCAAGGCGGCAATCGGCGGCGACCGCccctcgctcctcctccgggAGCGCGGCCACTTCTCCCCGGCGCGCTACTTCGTCGAGGAGGTCATCACCGGGTACGACGAGACCGACCTCTACAAGACATGGCTCCGC GCGAACGCGATGCGGAGCCCGCAGGAGAGGAACACGCGGCTGGAGAACATGACGTGGAGGATCTGGAACctcgcgaggaagaagaaggag TTCGAGAAAGAAGAAGCCTGTCGTCTGTTGAAACGCCAACCAGAAGCTGAGAAATTACGAACTGATACTAATGCAGATATGTCTGAAGATCTATTTGAAGGAGAAAAGGGAGAAGATGCTGGTGATCCCTCAGTTGCGTATGGTGACAGCACCACAGGGAGCTCACCTAAGACGAGTTCAATTGACAAGCTATACATAGTACTGATAAG CCTACATGGTCTGGTCCGTGGTGAGAACATGGAGCTAGGACGAGATTCAGATACTGGTGGCCAG GTCAAATATGTGGTTGAACTTGCTAAAGCGTTGAGTTCATCTCCTGGAGTTTACAGGGTTGATTTGCTGACAAGACAAATCTTGGCACCAAATTTCGATCGTAGTTATGGTGAACCTACAGAAATGTTGGTTTCAACAAGCTTTAAAAATTCTAAACAGGAAAAGGGTGAGAACAGTGGTGCATACATCATTCGGATACCATTTGGACCAAAAGACAAATACCTAGCTAAAGAACATCTATGGCCTTTCATTCAAGAATTTGTTGATGGTGCACTTGGCCATATCGTGCGGATGTCAAAAACCATTGGTGAAGAAATTGGCTGTGGGCATCCAGTATGGCCTGCTGTGATTCATGGACACTATGCCAGTGCAGGAATAGCTGCTGCTCTGTTGTCTGGGTCTCTTAATATTCCTATGGCATTTACAGGCCATTTTCTTGGTAAGGACAAATTGGAAGGGCTTCTCAAGCAAGGGCGACATTCAAGGGAACAAATAAATATGACATACAAAATAATGTGCCGAATTGAGGCAGAGGAATTATCTCTTGATGCATCTGAAATTGTTATTGCTAGCACTAGACAGGAGATAGAAGAGCAGTGGAACTTGTATGATGGTTTTGAGGTTATACTTGCAAGGAAGCTTCGGGCAAGAGTTAAGCGTGGTGCTAACTGCTATGGCCGTTATATGCCTCGTATGGTT ATAATACCTCCTGGTGTTGAATTTGGTCATATCATTCACGATTTTGAAATGGATGGTGAAGAAGAAAATCCATGTCCAGCCTCTGAGGACCCACCCATTTGGTCTCAG ATAATGCGCTTCTTTACAAATCCTAGGAAGCCTATGATTCTGGCTGTTGCTCGTCCATATCCTGAAAAGAATATTACATCACTTGTAAAGGCATTTGGTGAATGTCGCCCTCTAAGGGAGCTAGCAAATCTG ACACTGATAATGGGTAACCGTGAGGCCATTTCTAAGATGAACAACATGAGTGCTGCTGTCTTGACCTCAGTGCTTACATTGATCGATGAATATGACTTGTATGGTCAAGTGGCTTATCCCAAGCATCATAAGCACTCTGAAGTTCCGGACATTTATCGTTTAGCTGCCAGGACAAAG GGTGCTTTTGTGAATGTGGCTTATTTTGAACAATTTGGTGTTACCCTAATAGAG GCTGCTATGAATGGTTTGCCtattattgcaacaaaaaatggAGCTCCTGTAGAAATTAATCAG GTGCTAAACAATGGTCTCCTTGTTGATCCACATGATCAGAATGCCATTGCAGATGCACTGTATAAGCTTCTTTCTGACAAACAACTTTGGTCGAGATGTAGAGAGAATGGGCTAAAAAATATTCACCAGTTCTCATGGCCTGAACATTGCAAGAATTACTTGTCAAGGATATTGACACTTGGTCCGAGATCACCTGCTATTGGTGGCAAACAGGAACAGAAGGCACCCATATCAGGAAGGAAGCATATCATTGTTATATCTGTAGACTCTGTTAACAAGGAAGATCTAGTCCGGATAATCAGAAACACTATTGAAGTCACACGCACAGAAAAATTGTCTGGTTCAACTGGTTTTGTGCTGTCAACTTCACTTACAATATCAGAGATACGCTCGCTGCTAGTGTCTGCAGGCATGTTGCTTACTGTTTTTGATGCTTTCATCTGCAATAGTGGAAGTAATATCTATTATCCTTTGTATTCGGGAGATACGCCAAGCAGTTCCCAGGTTACTCCTGCAATAGATCAAAATCACCAAGCACATATTGAGTATCGATGGGGAGGAGAAGGCCTAAGAAAGTATCTAGTGAAATGGGCTACTTCAGTGGTAGAAAGAAAGGGAAGAATCGAAAGACAAATTATTTTTGAAGACCCTGAACACTCTTCAACCTATTGTCTTGCATTTAGAGTGGTCAATCCAAATCAT CTACCCCCTTTAAAGGAGTTGAGGAAATTGATGAGAATCCAATCACTCCGTTGCAATGCCTTGTATAACCACAGTGCCACCAGACTCTCTGTAGTTCCCATTCACGCATCACGTTCCCAGGCACTAAG GTACTTGTGTATACGCTGGGGAATAGAGCTGCCAAATGTTGCAGTCCTTGTTGGTGAAAGTGGCGATTCGGATTATGAAGAACTGCTAGGTGGTCTCCACAGGACCGTCATCCTGAAGGGCGAGTTCAACATCCCCGCGAACAGAATCCATACTGTCAGGAGATATCCGTTACAAGATGTCGTCGCCCTGGACAGCTCAAATATCATTGGCATTGAGGGTTACAGTACAGATGACATGAAGTCAGCTCTGCAGCAGATTGGTGTGCTGACACAATAA